A segment of the Nerophis lumbriciformis linkage group LG08, RoL_Nlum_v2.1, whole genome shotgun sequence genome:
ACCCCCTGTAATTGTTGTATCGTAGTAGTTGcatcttttttcctttatttcttattttctttatttcttaCATTGAAAAAAGAGAGCACAGTCCTCCAAGTCAATCTCCTTGCGTCTTAAACAAAATTGGCCAATAAAGTTGATTCTGAAACtgatatgactttttatctattAGACTGaataagcttaaaggggaactacacttttttgggaatttgcgttcacaattcttatggaaaacaaaatattttatttttgcagtttAACAAAATTGGCTCATTCTAGGGTGGCGAGCAATGCAACTAATGGGAGTAACCAATTCTACCTCGAAAtcacttaaaaaatgcattcaaaaactgccaacaatacttcatttaccagggtgtaccccactttTCGccaaaatgcagctgagataggctccggcccccgcaacctgagagggacaagcggtagaagatggatggatggatggatggatggatggatagatggatggatggatggatggatggatggatggatggatggacgttccgtaacatgtataataaccaagccgtagagacattgttattgtaagagcgaacactgaggaactgtttttctagcgtagtaacacatcggcgtgctttggtattagccataaaagctaactacggcaagagataagccagcttctacgacaacacgaaacgcgtttgaaatgcacaacactgcgatacgacaccaatttgtactgacggAAAAACATATTACAGTTTCTGTaatgtattagcccacattttatgttttgtttgtacacggcTATCTTgacagcatatgtactgtagttgtaataacacgcatgacgtgatcaatattatagttattcactcaatggacagttgtgcgtttggtccagctgaccGGGCCGTTTTTTTCGGTTTATTTAGAGTAAGCATTCCAttaatgtcaaaatagcttggttCCAAGAtccacatttacagcgtcaaagtcacgccgactgacctcactctctcggcttcctaaTGTTCCGTTTCACCCTTCCATCGTGcgcgcttctagaagcagtagtttatcccagtatattcagcttcaaaaagataaggttgtaaatcctcatttgtccaaaaatagtggttttcgttgtctgttaccaagtctgccatgattagaaaacacttgtgattgtttccggaagtaggaacacacatttgttgccggaagtcagaAGTGTGTTGCTATGGAGACGGAAATCAATGCGGTGAGGAAATCAgttccaaaatacggtaaatattgaaaatattatctagttatgaacgtgtctgttactaaactacatatagacttgcagtgtgtatataaaaccttgatggagggttttgaacttgttttagagggctttgaaggctagccGCATCTTCAAAGCGTTTATCaacttaaaatcctaaaaaaagtcTTTCATGACTGTGAACgataggtaaatttttttttaaaagtgcagttcccctttaagcatcagGTCAAGTATGGATCTTTAATACAGCTATAATTATCCCACAATGCTGTAACTGCAGAAAGAATGTTCAATGTTGCAGTGATCATTCTCTTATATCGAAACGTAGGGAAACATAAAAGGccgactgaaacccactactaccgaccacgcagtctgatactttatatatcaatgatgaaatcttaacattgcaacacatgccaatacggttactaaagtgcaattttaatttttgcgcgaaatatcctgctgaaaacgtctcggtatgatgacgtcagcgcgtgacgtcacggattgtagaggacattttgggacagcatgatggccagctataaagtcgtctgttttcatcgcaaaattccacagtattctggacatctgtgtaagtgaatcttttgcaatttgttcaatgaacaatggagaccgcaAACAAGAAAGCtgcaggtgggaagcggtgtattgcggcaggtgttgtgccggataacgcacccccgcggTAGAatacaccccctgactgttgtgccggataacacagccggtgtttcattgtttacattcccggaagatgacagtcaagctttaccattggcctgtggagaactgggacaacagagactcttaccaggaggactttgagttggatacgcagacgaggtaccgtgagtacgcatgcagctgcggcttccaaacatttgatcgcttgcccatacgtgcgtgccgctatgtgcatgtcacgtacgtaactttggggactttggggcaatatatgtgctgtatgaactttggggaggtgaatggtactttgggctgtgggattgagtgtgttgtgcaggtgtttgagttgtactggcgggttatatggacgggaggagggaggtgtttgttatgcgggattgatttgtggcatattacatataagcctggttgtgttgtgactaatagagtatatatatatgtcttgtgtttatttactgttttagtcattcccagctgaatatcaggtcccacccgcctctcacagcatcttccctatctgaatcgctcccactgccctcaagtccttcactctcactttcctcatccacgaatctttcatcctcgctcaaattaatggggaaatcgtcgctttctctgtccaaatcgctctcgctgccggtggccatgattgtaaacaatgtgcagatgtgaggcgctccacaacctgtgacgtcacgcgcatatcgtctgctacttccggtacaggcaaggcttttttatcagcgaccaaaagttgcgaactttatcgtcgatgttctctactaaatcctttcagcaaaaatatgtcaatatcgcgaaatgatcaagtatgacacatagaatgggcctgctatccccgtttaaataagaaaatcgcatttcagtaggcctttaattggcTTCTATAAACAACTGCCTTTTCGATTATAGTTAAAAACTACACATTCCTCAATTTAACTCATTGCTAAAGAAACATAATGGGCGAATGAAACAGGCCCAAAATAAAGTTTTTAATATTCATTCCTCCAAAGCAGGCCAGCTGCTCAGGTTGGCCAcacttgttttggaaaaagggGTCACCTGGCAACCCCATTACAATCTGCTAAAATCAGTCCAAAATAGGCCACCAAGCCTGGCAATTGGAAAGCACACAGCAGACTGTGAATATGCACAAGTGTTTATACGCACTGCCTCATTTCCAACAACATACACCGACCCAAGTGGCAGTTCTGTCATGTTACCTGGAGGCCAGTAGTCACCGGCCTTATGCTGTTTCAATCGGCAGATGTGCTCCTGAAGTAACTGGATATGTTCACCATTCCTCTCTTCTAAACTTGCGAGCGGAATGTCTGTCAACAATGTTAGGGgggataacaacaacaaaaaatggggGTTTTGTATGACTCGCAAAGGATACTCAGCGAGCTGGGTAAATGGCAAATATCCACCTCCACAAGAGGGCGCACATCCAACAAGAGATGAGGCTCTGCTTTGTCCACAATGGATTTGTAATCCTGGAATTACAGAGAAACATATTTTAATGCACAACATAATAATCATTGAGAAGGAAGTGCTCTTATTTTAGGAAAACTGATTTATATCTCCCAGTTAAACACGGAAATGTAAATGACTTACAGCAAACTCGATTGAAGTAAAGATATGATTTGATTTGTACTcgtattataattatattaactGCTTTTCCTAAAATAACAGGAAACAAAACTGCTTCTAATTGGAGCTCCAAACGCAAAACAAATTCAACGTGATCTCCATCTTTGCGCCTAATGGTTGTTTAATAGTGCAGATTGTGTGATCATATGCACACGCAACCTTCTTGCTATACTACTTTTGCCAAACACAGCATTATTATTTTACTGTGGAAAATTAAACAGCACATTTTAGGGATAGGTGAGTGCTGAtacactgtaagtgtgttcatatcTTGAGACAACTACAGTATGTAGCACTCAAACAGGGCAGCTAGCAGTGGACAAAGGTTCCTCACCTGCACTGAGATCCTCTGATCTCTGGACAGGAGGTTCAGTCTGCGACACTGAAACCAACATAAAATGTTCTATAATAAACTAAACAATCATGTCACATAAAAGCATGAGTCAACTTGTGATCCATAACATCAAAACCAACCTTATCTGTTGCAGCTGACCCGCAGAAGGCCTCGTAGTCCACTAGCTGCGTTACACTGGGCTTCTCACCACACACTGCACAACCCGACTGCTTAGGACGCAACCGGATGGATCTGAATCTGGCACTTTGAGCATCAAAGATTACCAGGTGCTGGCCACATGAAGCTGCCGTGTTTGGTTAAGTTGTGACAAACATTGGCTAACACTATTCATTTTTAGTCCCCCTGCTGACAAGCGGCTAACAGCTAATTATGTATGGAGACACTCCCCTAAGGCCTAGTATCTAATAGTGgaaccgcacttttttttttaattctgcctatcgttcacaatcattatgaaagacattacggatgtatttttttaatacagtcTAACTCGTaagtaaacgtaaataaaagtccacttacaacaaagtcaatgggaggtcctttattccgtctataaaacccaataaataaccatccaaaaaccggcaacaataatcaatttacatttcgtgacttgaatattaaccaagtattagtgatattgttattataagctctaacgtagaccaactatttatagtggTGCCGTGATCACAAGTGTGAGTGCCAATATTGACATCATCCTCTCTTCCTTGCTTGCGGAAGTTTactgtagattataaatcatgcctttcccTGGATATTAGAAGAATGAGGATGTATtacaacaagttggtacactttgacagccaatttaggccCGGAAATGGTGAGAATgacaaaaagacacttggttGCACTCCCCTTTTCTGTGCAAGgattatggtaaatggtaaatgggttatacttgtatagcgcttttccaccttcaaggtaccgtattttccgcactattagccgcacctaaaaaccacaaatttactcaaaagctgacagtgcggcttataacccggtgcgctttatatatggattaatattaagattcattttcataaagtttaggtctcgcaactacggtaaacagccgccatcttttttgcccgtagaagaggaagcgcttcttcttctacggtaagcaaccgccaaggtaagcacccgcccccatagaagaggaagcgcttcttcttctactgtaagcaaccacccgccctcgTAGAAGAAgaggcgcgcggatattacgtttcatttcatttgtgtgtttacatctgtaaagaccacaaaatggctcctattaagagacacgcgtacaacgcagaattcaaactcaaggcaataagtcacgcagtagaacacggaaatagagcagcagcaagagaattgaagcaacaagatgacctgcgccactaagacagggagacagcgccggacgacatacgccaacatctgccagtggattgtaaatgcctgggcggatatttcggtctcaactgtggtccgaactttccggaaggcaggattcacggaactgctggacaacaatagcaacattgactctgatgacttcgacgagacggagccggccattttggatcccgtattcgcccaactttttaattcggacaccgaaggagaagaattcgagggatttatgaatgaagaataacttcagaaagtgagcgttatgtttattttgtgtgttgtgacattgctattgctctgcactattttgaattttactatgtttgtgattgcacatttgcacattaccgtacattttgggagtgaacagagttgttagaacgctggtttttaatatattattaaagtttgactgacctatctgactgtttttttgacattccctttagcgcagttagatgcggcttataacacggggcggcttataggtggacaaagttttgaaatatgccgttcattgaaggcgcggcttataacccagggcggcttatggtgcggaaaatacggtactcaaagcgctttgacactatttccacattcacacacacattcacacactgatggccggagctgccatgcaaggccctaaccacgacccatcaggagcaagggtgaagggtcttgctcaaagacacaacggacgtgacgaggttggtagaaggtggggatcgaaccaggaaccctcaggttgatggcacggccactctccttaCTGCGCCAcgcatgagtcattcttcatttaaacgggaatataaaaatattttatgaattggcatcctaatgacagcagacattgcacagtaagtgttatgttttttggctctcatgaagtctgcagtgagtaataatcagtaatGTTGAAAAAAAGCGAACGTCGAAATGCGTTTATTAAAGtggcgcgtatgcttaaaatgatcaaaatacataaatataccgtatatatttttttataaatgtgcccgttgctacattacatataaacacagtgtgtatataacacTTTAATGAAGGTGTTTGAATGTTTTAAgcgcttttataggcagaatagagactCCCTTAAACTCCATTGTAAGggtacttttgatcgcatttatttactatttagaatgcataaaaaaaagaaaaacatatgtgttcttgtcttacataaggattgtgagtgacaggcaaaattccaaaaaagtgcagttcccctttaagtatcatTGTCAAGTATTATTACTGGAGGACGagactaaacatgttacacaacaaCAGCAAGCCAGGAGAAGGCATGCAAATAAATAGGCTAACTGCTAAACTAGCTTGAAATAACACTAAGATGCTTACTAAAGTTTTAAGAAGTTTAGATggaaccgtattttccgcactataaggcgcaccggattgtaaggcgcaccctcaatgaatggcctattttaaaaccttgttcatatataaggcgcaccgcattataaggcgcatacaatagacgctacagtagaggctggggttacgttatgcatcccgtaattgcgagacctgttgtggctcaatattggtccatatataaggcgcaccggattataaggcgcactgtcagcttttgagaaaatttgaggtttttaggtatgccttatagtgcggaaaatacggtaatcagataTTTACAGGAAATTAACACGTAGGTTTATAAGAGTCTAGACAGAGGTTAATATAACTGTTGGTGTATCAGCATTGTCATAGTCGGTATACGACATGTAGAGTACGGATTGATTGGTGATGTCaacaccaagggtagtatcagcattagatcgatactagagtgatatttgtattttctcaaaatatGTTCTTGATTgtatttgttaatgtttacatacTCAGGGAATAAGTCCCTTAACACAGGAGGACTtagagggcaaaacccaaataataaaaaaaagtagtagatagtagtttttgttttactttagtTATTGTgaactattgattttttttttttttgcttatacaACTGTAAAAactaactagtttaaatattgtgttggtaTTGTTAAACAGTCATTAGCACTCTCcaataagaaatttaaaaaatgaccAGTAATACATGTGAAGTGTACAGCAGCAACAGTATGTTTTGCCAGAGTTGAGTTTGGATACAGCCTTGTCCAGAGGCTACCTTGAGGACCTCCAGTGCTTGAAAGCAACCCATTATGCCTGGAACTTACAGATAAGCACAACATTTTACCAATAAACACCATTTAACAGAGTGGAGAGGGTAGAGAAAGGCATAGCTGTACACAGGTAATGGCTTCTGGAAAAGAAGCTTGACTTACCGACGCCGAGCACGCCTCCGTCAGAACAGTTGGTCACTGTCTCTGGGGGTGGAGGCACTGGGTACAAGCATCTGTAGCAAGGGCCTCCATCATAGTTGTAAATGGTCAACTACGCAAACACCATCAGACCAAAAAGGTTGGTAGGTAATTGCTACAGCAAACTGACCTGCCGAATATCTTACCTGTCCCTCCATTCGCAGGGCACTTGCTGATACTAGAGGTTTACCACTGAGCACACAGGCATCATTGACAAGGTAACGAGTGGGGACATTGTCTGAGCAATCGGCCACAATGTCATATATGGAGTGGGTGAAGTTAAAGTACATAAGCAGAACATTTCTATATTAAATGGAAAAAGTATTCAGTGACTCTAAACCAGAATGAAATATCGTGAAAAAGGGATGTAGGCTGAGGATACTGTTGAATGAGCTGCAAGGCGTTCTCAGATGAAAGCTGGAGGTGGTAAGGGACACACTCCACACTTGAGTTTAACCTGTGAGGTTACATTCAAAAAGTAGAGCAACAACATTTACATATTTGAATTATGCAAGTTTGTACAGCAGAAAGTAAAATACCACTTGTGATGTCACCACAGAAGAGCTTTGATGTTGGTGTTTACCATTTGTTAATAGACTTGGTGCTACTTGTTCCCCCTTGCTcgtgaacacaacacaacacacctggtctgccagaaaaTAAGAAGGAGCAGGCGGATCAGTGTTGCCAATTTAGCGAATAGTATGACGCCTTTATATACTCTTTTTCAAAACAGCGCCCAGTGGCAAATCTAGCAAAGACAGGTTTGGAAAATGACATGCAAGCTCACATGCCTTTTCTGAACAAACACCACGTGATGCTATGGGGCCCTCCCCCATCTAAAAAGGCACCCAGGGGCAGCTCAGTTTTGTTtgtggcatttaaaaaaaacggcaaaaaaacagAGAAAGGGAAGTTTGTTCACTTTTTGAAAATGCGTTATATGCAATTATGCACATTTAAATGCCACTTTGACCATAGAACACAAATGAACGCTAAAAATTTGAGATGTGACAGTCACGAACAAGCTCAGTCTTTTGAATGGCTCCTTCAAGTTAACAACTAGAAACGATTCGCTTCGCAGTTGCAAGCCCTTTGTTTGGGAGCTGTTTTAAATCAAATTGCCAACTTACTGTCATATGTGCACAACCTGACTAAACTGGAGTCAGATCGGCTGAAAAAACCCACAAAATGAGCATAGCAACATTTGGATAcacttttttgtttcattgttttgTTATGGATTGGTTAAGTAGCCTGGATACACGTACACACCAGGTAGGGGTAGTACACAATTGTATTCATATTTACAtagtgtttaaaaatatatagatatacacacagcATTTGTAGATGTATTATGTAGGCAGTATTTTACATTTATAGTTAAAATGCCTGTGTAATTTTGCCTGTATTGTTAAAATGCCTTTGTGGAAAATTTTATAGTAAAGTTGATTTGCACAGagttacagtatgtgtatgtgcagCAGAATTGGGAATCTTTGACAACCTcacaattcgattacgattcaggagcgacaattcgattaaaaatcgatcattgatgcatctttaatttatgtatattgatgcaattttacatttattttcgtttcactaaataagtgtttatcacttgcaacttaaaaaaaacccaattaaTTTGGTATAAAACACAGttgaattaattcccacatttatttaaataatgaaaatgtttgcaaaactggaccataagtgAAGGAGCTGGTCAggtctctcggtgaggtggcttgctgcaattttagaactgtctctattactttatttacaataaataaatcgattatcgattattgacgttaaCTAATCTattctataatcgtccatgtccgaattgcgatgcatctaaaaatcgactatttcccccacctctactcTGCAGTATTTATTGTGCCACAAACGTTTGTGGGTGAGCGAAAATTCAAAACATGGGGATAAAGTACAACCTTATAGAAGATTAACAATGAAAACAACCCAGATAaaatttataattaatattttaGAATATTTCCCACAAATTGAGTATAAATTGGTGAAATTTCGAATTATTCAGATCCAAATTTAATAACTGCTAGCAGTGATTATTTTCTTGATAAAAACAAAGTAAAGTAACTTCTGAAAAAATTCTGAAAAAGAAATACGagtcagtcttttgaacggctcttggaAAAGAACAGCACTCTTCagagagccataaatcccatatCTACCAGAATTCAGTACTTGTGTCTTCATATTGGCTGTTCAGTACAA
Coding sequences within it:
- the mocs3 gene encoding adenylyltransferase and sulfurtransferase MOCS3 isoform X3, whose product is MDTFTERRRDASPGSGTEAPSPERAPPGAVAEAIREKGPTHVQGHHRAHRTDTPPRPPSPRPSSRAAGRLGLLDYDEVELSNLHRQVLHGEENQGQAKALSAANAVRRLNSSVECVPYHLQLSSENALQLIQQYDIVADCSDNVPTRYLVNDACVLSGKPLVSASALRMEGQLTIYNYDGGPCYRCLYPVPPPPETVTNCSDGGVLGVVPGIMGCFQALEVLKVASGQGSSCGQHLVIFDAQSARFRSIRLRPKQSGCAVCGEKPSVTQLVDYEAFCGSAATDKCRRLNLLSRDQRISVQDYKSIVDKAEPHLLLDVRPLVEVDICHLPSSLNIPLASLEERNGEHIQLLQEHICRLKQHKAGDYWPPVYVICKLGNDSQKAVQVLEKMSGSEVDNISAKDICGGLMAWAQRVDLTFPQY
- the mocs3 gene encoding adenylyltransferase and sulfurtransferase MOCS3 isoform X2, whose translation is MTQEMRFLRKQLKEKEKEITTLRNKLDVLEKNGCLDPGLHDGVTSLPPLKAKAALPNEDIMRYSRQLLLPELGVQGQLNLSKTSVLVVGCGGLGCPLAQYLAAAGIGRLGLLDYDEVELSNLHRQVLHGEENQGQAKALSAANAVRRLNSSVECVPYHLQLSSENALQLIQQYDIVADCSDNVPTRYLVNDACVLSGKPLVSASALRMEGQLTIYNYDGGPCYRCLYPVPPPPETVTNCSDGGVLGVVPGIMGCFQALEVLKVASGQGSSCGQHLVIFDAQSARFRSIRLRPKQSGCAVCGEKPSVTQLVDYEAFCGSAATDKCRRLNLLSRDQRISVQDYKSIVDKAEPHLLLDVRPLVEVDICHLPSSLNIPLASLEERNGEHIQLLQEHICRLKQHKAGDYWPPVYVICKLGNDSQKAVQVLEKMSGSEVDNISAKDICGGLMAWAQRVDLTFPQY
- the mocs3 gene encoding adenylyltransferase and sulfurtransferase MOCS3 isoform X1 is translated as MTQEMRFLRKQLKEKEKEITTLRNKLDVLEKKNGCLDPGLHDGVTSLPPLKAKAALPNEDIMRYSRQLLLPELGVQGQLNLSKTSVLVVGCGGLGCPLAQYLAAAGIGRLGLLDYDEVELSNLHRQVLHGEENQGQAKALSAANAVRRLNSSVECVPYHLQLSSENALQLIQQYDIVADCSDNVPTRYLVNDACVLSGKPLVSASALRMEGQLTIYNYDGGPCYRCLYPVPPPPETVTNCSDGGVLGVVPGIMGCFQALEVLKVASGQGSSCGQHLVIFDAQSARFRSIRLRPKQSGCAVCGEKPSVTQLVDYEAFCGSAATDKCRRLNLLSRDQRISVQDYKSIVDKAEPHLLLDVRPLVEVDICHLPSSLNIPLASLEERNGEHIQLLQEHICRLKQHKAGDYWPPVYVICKLGNDSQKAVQVLEKMSGSEVDNISAKDICGGLMAWAQRVDLTFPQY
- the mocs3 gene encoding adenylyltransferase and sulfurtransferase MOCS3 isoform X4, whose amino-acid sequence is MRYSRQLLLPELGVQGQLNLSKTSVLVVGCGGLGCPLAQYLAAAGIGRLGLLDYDEVELSNLHRQVLHGEENQGQAKALSAANAVRRLNSSVECVPYHLQLSSENALQLIQQYDIVADCSDNVPTRYLVNDACVLSGKPLVSASALRMEGQLTIYNYDGGPCYRCLYPVPPPPETVTNCSDGGVLGVVPGIMGCFQALEVLKVASGQGSSCGQHLVIFDAQSARFRSIRLRPKQSGCAVCGEKPSVTQLVDYEAFCGSAATDKCRRLNLLSRDQRISVQDYKSIVDKAEPHLLLDVRPLVEVDICHLPSSLNIPLASLEERNGEHIQLLQEHICRLKQHKAGDYWPPVYVICKLGNDSQKAVQVLEKMSGSEVDNISAKDICGGLMAWAQRVDLTFPQY